A stretch of DNA from Immundisolibacter sp.:
CATCCATCCCCCCTGAGGAACCTGAAGACATGACACCCCGCATCCGTAGAACTTTCGATAGCCCCTTCAAGCTGCAGGTCGTGCAGATGATCCGCGACCAGGGCCTGGGCGTCGGCCAGGTCTGCCGTGACCTGGACCTGGTCAACAGCGCGGTGCGCCGCTGGCTGGCGCAGTACGACGCCGAGCAGGCTGGTCAGCCGGGCAT
This window harbors:
- a CDS encoding transposase; this encodes MTPRIRRTFDSPFKLQVVQMIRDQGLGVGQVCRDLDLVNSAVRRWLAQYDAEQAGQPGIGKPLTAEQERIRQLERENQRLREDVSILKKASAFFAR